A window of the Nitrospirota bacterium genome harbors these coding sequences:
- a CDS encoding FHA domain-containing protein, producing the protein MDTLATYKQALTGKSEEQVLAEFKHPFLVRVPREVVASKLAARTAYQERASLGVSRSTFRPDPKCEVFKVVRKETGAFIAGDRVFVGRGEDCDLPIAASTISKHHAYLLAGPAAGTANLVEMTSTNGTFLNGKRLAPREQKPLTDGDMVSLGPDTHFAFFTPKGLFQACQETKAPPAGPPARLMDVDPVV; encoded by the coding sequence ATGGATACACTGGCAACCTACAAACAAGCGCTGACGGGAAAGTCCGAGGAGCAGGTGCTTGCCGAGTTCAAGCACCCGTTTCTTGTGAGAGTGCCGCGCGAAGTGGTGGCTTCGAAGTTGGCCGCCCGCACCGCATACCAAGAGCGGGCGAGCTTGGGCGTATCTCGTTCGACCTTCCGTCCCGATCCGAAATGCGAAGTCTTCAAGGTGGTTCGCAAGGAAACCGGGGCGTTCATTGCGGGCGACCGCGTGTTTGTGGGACGGGGAGAGGATTGCGACCTCCCGATTGCGGCCAGTACGATTTCCAAACATCACGCGTATCTCCTGGCGGGTCCTGCGGCGGGGACGGCCAATCTCGTCGAGATGACCTCAACCAATGGAACGTTCTTGAACGGGAAGCGGCTCGCCCCTCGGGAACAGAAGCCCCTGACGGACGGCGACATGGTGTCACTCGGCCCCGATACCCATTTTGCTTTCTTCACCCCGAAGGGTCTATTCCAAGCCTGCCAGGAGACGAAGGCCCCTCCGGCCGGTCCGCCCGCCCGCCTGATGGACGTGGACCCGGTCGTGTAG